A region from the Silene latifolia isolate original U9 population chromosome 7, ASM4854445v1, whole genome shotgun sequence genome encodes:
- the LOC141591570 gene encoding uncharacterized protein LOC141591570 translates to MQLALTGSHGEDNSEMEPILSESCIVEESEEETLLCEIRTIDENDVDVNELIDPDENCSLANPEQPQCRICLDDIEGKDLLAPCHCKGTQKYVHRSCLDNWRSTKEGFAFAHCTECRARFLLRANVPAERWWLRLKYQLLVGRDHAFIFIIVQLIVAALGLLIYKFYGEEIREMFGYEKHPYGFYTMAVLAIILVGLLYGFFIAIICGKRINERHYHVLAKQGLTKEYIVEDRESKDVPELDRSHVSELRMLGLY, encoded by the exons ATGCAATTAGCATTAACTGGGAGTCATGGGGAAGACAATTCcgaaatggaacccattttatcggAGTCTTGTATTGTGGAAGAGTCTGAGGAAGAGACTCTGCTTTGTGAAATCAGAACTATAGACGAGAATGATGTGGATGTAAACGAGCTGATAGATCCTGATGAGAATTGCAGTTTAGCAAATCCAGAACAACCACAATGCCGTATATGTCTGGATGACATTGAAG GAAAAGATTTGCTTGCTCCATGCCACTGCAAAGGCACCCAAAAATATGTTCATCGATCATGTCTTGACAATTGGAGATCCACGAAG GAGGGCTTTGCGTTTGCTCATTGTACAGAATGTCGAGCAAGGTTCTTATTGCGGGCAAATGTCCCAGCTGAGCGctggtggttgagattgaaatatcAGCTCCTTGTTGGAAGGGATCATGCTTTCATCTTCATAATAGTTCAGCTG ATTGTGGCTGCGTTAGGGCTCCTAATTTACAAGTTTTACGGTGAAGAAATACGTGAAATGTTTGGTTATGAAAAGCATCCTTATGGATTTTATACAATGGCTG TTCTGGCTATTATACTGGTTGGTTTGCTCTATGGTTTTTTCATAGCCATAATATGTGGAAAGAGGATCAATGAACGCCACTACCACGTTCTTGCTAAGCAAGGGCTGACAAAG GAGTACATAGTCGAAGACCGTGAGTCTAAAGATGTCCCTGAACTTGATAGAAGCCACGTATCAGAGCTGAGAATGTTGGGACTTTACTAA